In Streptomyces sp. NBC_00683, the DNA window CGAGTTCCTGGAGATCGTCCGGGACCTGTGGGACGGCAGGACGGTGGACTTCAAGGGCGAGCACCTCACCGTCGAGGACGCCCGGCTCACCCGGGTTCCCGACCCGGTGCCCGAGGTGTACTTCGGCGGCTCCTCGCCCGCCGCCGGTGTGGTCGCCGCCCGCCACGCGGACGTCTACCTCACCTGGGGCGAACCGCCCGCCCAGGTCGCGGAGAAGATCGCCTGGATACGCGGGCTCGCCGAGCGCGAGGGCCGCAGCCTGCGCTTCGGCATCCGGCTCCACGTCATCGCCCGTGACACCTCCGAGCGGGCCTGGGCCGAGGCGGACCGCCTCCTGGCGGGCTTCGACCCCGCCACCGTGCGCTCCGTCCAGGAGGGCCTGGCCCGCAGCGAGTCCGACGGGCAGAAGCGGATGCTCGCCCTGCACGGCGGCGGCCGCGACGGCCTGGAGATCCACCCCAACCTGTGGGCGGGCATCGGCCTGGTCCGGGGCGGTGCGGGCACCGCGCTCGTCGGCAGCCACGAGGAGATCGCCGAGCGCATCGAGGAGTACCACCGGCTCGGCATCGACGAGTTCATCCTCTCCGGGTACCCGCACCTGGAGGAGGCGTACTGGTTCGGCGAGGGCGTCCTGCCCCGGCTCGCCGCCCGGGGCCTGTGGGCCCACCCGGACGGTCCGGCCGACCCCGGCCCCGCCCAGGTCCCCTTCGCGAAGGCTCCGGCAGGGTCCTGAGGGCACGGT includes these proteins:
- a CDS encoding LLM class flavin-dependent oxidoreductase — protein: MTLTFHWFLPTNGDSRHVVGGGHGTPVTAAGGDRPPTVRYLAQIARAAEDLGFEGVLTPTGAWCEDAWLTTAMVSQHTERLKFLVAFRPGFVSPTLAAQMASTYQRQTGGRLLLNVVTGGESHEQRAYGDFLDKDARYARTGEFLEIVRDLWDGRTVDFKGEHLTVEDARLTRVPDPVPEVYFGGSSPAAGVVAARHADVYLTWGEPPAQVAEKIAWIRGLAEREGRSLRFGIRLHVIARDTSERAWAEADRLLAGFDPATVRSVQEGLARSESDGQKRMLALHGGGRDGLEIHPNLWAGIGLVRGGAGTALVGSHEEIAERIEEYHRLGIDEFILSGYPHLEEAYWFGEGVLPRLAARGLWAHPDGPADPGPAQVPFAKAPAGS